The following are encoded in a window of Sminthopsis crassicaudata isolate SCR6 chromosome 3, ASM4859323v1, whole genome shotgun sequence genomic DNA:
- the LOC141562468 gene encoding olfactory receptor 51I2-like: MQMFNGTHYQPVYFLLSGIPGLESMHMWISIPLSIMYVIALLGNCIILYIVQKTPSLHEPQYIFLSMLAGTDMGMSASTLPTVLNVFLFNHPEIEFHSCLVQMFFIHTFSSMESAILLAMAFDRFVAIRNPLHYTMVLTHSRIIGMGLAAVMRGVALMAPLPILLKRLPFCKSIILSHSFCFHPDVMKLACGSIRVNIIYGLALVLCSFGIDSVFIVLSYALILKTVLGIASQEGRLKALNTCVSHILTVLIFYVPLIALALIHRIGKYHSPLPHVTMSNIFLFLTPVLNPLVYSMKTKQIRAVLLRLFKTREDEGKGKAIAH, encoded by the coding sequence ATGCAGATGTTCAATGGTACCCATTACCAGCCAGTCTATTTCCTCCTTTCTGGCATCCCAGGGTTGGAGTCTATGCACATGTGGATCTCCATACCACTCAGTATCATGTATGTGATTGCTCTTCTGGGAAACTGCATTATCCTCTACATTGTACAGAAAACCCCTAGCCTACATGAGCCCCAGTACATCTTTTTGTCCATGTTGGCAGGAACAGACATGGGCATGTCTGCATCCACATTGCCCACAGTGCTTAATGTCTTCCTTTTCAATCACCCGGAGATTGAATTTCACAGTTGCCTGGTGCAGATGTTCTTCATCCATACCTTCTCTTCCATGGAGTCTGCCATCCTTCTGGCTATGGCTTTTGATCGCTTTGTGGCTATACGCAACCCACTGCATTACACTATGGTCCTGACCCATTCTCGGATCATTGGAATGGGGCTGGCAGCTGTTATGAGGGGTGTGGCCCTGATGGCACCTTTGCCCATACTACTCAAGCGACTGCCCTTCTGCAAAAGCATCATTCTCTCACATTCCTTTTGTTTTCATCCTGATGTGATGAAGCTGGCCTGTGGTTCCATCAGGGTCAACATTATCTATGGCCTTGCCCTGGTACTCTGCTCTTTTGGCATTGACTCTGTATTCATTGTTCTCTCTTATGCCCTTATCCTGAAGACAGTTCTAGGAATTGCTTCCCAAGAGGGGAGACTCAAAGCACTCAATACCTGTGTCTCACATATACTCACTGTTCTCATTTTCTATGTGCCACTCATTGCTTTGGCCTTGATCCACAGAATTGGCAAGTACCACTCCCCCCTTCCCCATGTTACCATGTCCAatatcttccttttcctcacaCCTGTTCTCAATCCATTGGTGTATAGCATGAAGACTAAGCAAATCAGAGCTGTTTTATTAAGGCTGTTCAAGACCAgagaggatgagggaaagggaaaagcaaTTGCTCATTAA
- the LOC141562469 gene encoding olfactory receptor 51F2-like translates to MLVPNNTTDDQPAFIFIGIPGLETLHIWISIPFCLLYFMALIGNSILLVLVRTEQSLREPQFYFLAMLALTDLGLSLSTLPTVLGTFWIGAHQTGLDACLAQMFFIHTLSSVESGILVAMAFDRLVAICSPLRYSRILTSRAIFWLGGAAFIRGAALLAPLPLFLRNFSFCRDNILSHSYCYYPDLLTLACGDITFSSAYGLVFVLCTFAVDALFIIASYLKILTTILRLEASDRGLRSMQTCACHLCTVLIFYLPLISLAVMHRYVHGTPPLLYATMSNIYLLLTPLLNPLVYSLKSRQIQAALQRRLWVQRVTAGE, encoded by the coding sequence ATGTTGGTTCCTAACAACACCACTGATGACCAGCCTGCCTTCATCTTTATTGGAATCCCTGGACTAGAAACCTTGCACATCTGGATCTccattcctttctgtcttctaTACTTCATGGCCCTCATAGGAAACTCTATTCTCCTCGTCCTTGTTAGGACTGAGCAGAGCCTACGTGAGCCTCAGTTCTACTTCCTAGCCATGCTGGCCCTCACTGACCTGGGCCTATCCCTATCAACATTACCAACTGTTCTGGGTACCTTCTGGATTGGTGCTCATCAGACTGGCCTGGATGCTTGCCTGGCTCAGATGTTTTTTATTCACACACTGTCCTCTGTGGAGTCAGGAATCCTTGTGGCCATGGCCTTTGATCGGCTGGTAGCAATTTGCTCCCCTCTGAGGTATTCTCGCATCCTAACTAGCCGTGCTATTTTCTGGCTTGGTGGAGCTGCCTTCATACGTGGTGCTGCACTGCTGGCTCCATTACCCCTCTTCCTCAGGAATTTTTCCTTTTGCAGAGATAACATTCTTTCCCACTCCTATTGCTACTACCCAGACCTGCTGACCCTGGCCTGTGGGGACATTACATTTAGCAGTGCCTATGGGCTGGTCTTTGTGCTTTGCACATTTGCAGTGGATGCACTCTTCATCATAGCCTCTTACCTAAAAATCTTGACCACCATCCTGAGGCTGGAAGCTAGTGACCGGGGCTTGAGATCTATGCAGACTTGTGCTTGCCACCTATGCACTGTACTTATTTTTTACCTCCCTCTTATAAGCCTTGCTGTGATGCATCGTTATGTTCACGGAACGCCCCCACTTCTCTATGCTACCATGAGCAATATCTACCTTCTCCTCACACCACTTCTTAATCCTCTGGTTTACAGTCTTAAGTCCCGGCAGATCCAGGCTGCTCTACAGAGACGACTCTGGGTTCAGAGGGTCACAGCTGGAGAATGA